A section of the Pseudomonas prosekii genome encodes:
- the pmbA gene encoding metalloprotease PmbA, whose amino-acid sequence MSAVESVGPQALPALQEQVEQIIAEAKRQGASACEVAVSLEQGLSTSVRQREVETVEFNRDQGFGITLYVGQRKGSASTSASGPEAIRETVAAALAIAKHTSEDEASGLADAALMAKDLQDFDLFHEWDITPEQAIEMALSCEAAAFDTDSRIKNADGTTLSTHQGCRVYGNSHGFIGGYASTRHSLSCVMIAEAEGQMQRDYWYDVSRQGSLLADPVSIGQRAAQRAASRLGARPVPTCEVPVLFSAELAGGLFGSFLSAVSGGSLYRKSSFLEGSLGQKLFPEWLTLDERPHLMRAMGSSAFDGDGLATYAKPFVENGVLVSYILGTYSGRKLGMPSTANAGGVHNLFVTHGDEDQAALLRRMGRGLLVTELMGHGLNMVTGDYSRGAAGFWVENGEIQFAVQEVTIAGNMRDMFKQIVAVGNDLELRSNIRTGSVLIERMTVAGS is encoded by the coding sequence ATGAGTGCAGTTGAAAGCGTCGGCCCACAAGCGTTGCCGGCACTGCAAGAGCAAGTCGAGCAGATCATCGCTGAAGCCAAACGTCAGGGCGCCAGCGCCTGTGAAGTCGCGGTGTCGCTGGAGCAGGGCCTGTCCACGTCGGTACGCCAGCGCGAAGTCGAAACCGTCGAATTCAATCGCGATCAGGGGTTTGGCATCACCTTGTACGTCGGCCAGCGCAAAGGCTCGGCGAGCACTTCGGCCAGTGGCCCGGAGGCGATTCGTGAAACCGTCGCCGCCGCGCTGGCGATCGCCAAGCACACCTCGGAAGACGAGGCGTCGGGCCTCGCCGATGCGGCGCTGATGGCCAAGGATCTGCAGGATTTCGACCTGTTCCACGAATGGGACATCACCCCGGAGCAAGCCATCGAAATGGCGCTGAGCTGCGAAGCGGCAGCGTTTGATACCGATAGCCGGATCAAGAACGCCGACGGCACCACGCTCAGCACGCATCAGGGCTGCCGCGTTTACGGCAACAGCCACGGTTTTATCGGCGGTTATGCGTCGACCCGCCACAGCCTCAGTTGCGTGATGATCGCCGAGGCCGAAGGGCAGATGCAGCGTGATTATTGGTATGACGTCAGCCGTCAGGGCAGTTTGCTGGCAGACCCGGTGAGCATCGGCCAACGTGCCGCGCAACGGGCGGCGAGCCGTCTGGGCGCGCGTCCGGTGCCGACCTGTGAAGTGCCGGTGCTGTTTTCGGCGGAGCTGGCCGGTGGTTTGTTCGGCAGCTTCCTCTCGGCGGTGTCCGGCGGCAGTCTGTATCGCAAATCGTCGTTTCTGGAAGGCTCGCTTGGGCAGAAGCTGTTCCCGGAATGGCTGACCCTCGATGAGCGTCCGCACTTGATGCGCGCGATGGGCAGCTCGGCGTTCGATGGCGATGGTCTGGCGACTTATGCCAAGCCGTTCGTCGAAAATGGCGTGCTGGTCTCGTACATTCTCGGCACCTATTCCGGGCGCAAACTCGGCATGCCGAGCACCGCCAACGCTGGCGGCGTGCACAACCTGTTCGTCACCCATGGCGACGAAGACCAGGCGGCACTGCTGCGGCGCATGGGTCGCGGGTTGCTGGTCACCGAGTTGATGGGCCATGGCCTGAACATGGTGACCGGCGATTACTCGCGCGGCGCGGCGGGTTTCTGGGTCGAGAACGGCGAAATCCAGTTCGCGGTCCAGGAAGTGACGATTGCCGGCAACATGCGTGACATGTTCAAGCAGATCGTCGCGGTGGGTAATGACCTGGAGCTGCGCAGCAATATCCGCACCGGTTCGGTGTTGATCGAGCGGATGACGGTCGCGGGTAGCTAA
- a CDS encoding YhdP family protein, with protein MDRLTRILAALTRWGLGLCALVLVLMALYVSLGRELTPLVAEYRADIETKATEALGMPLQIGALEGNWSGFAPILLAHDVTVGAGTNALRLDNVRVVPNLWASLLAREVRIAHLELNGLKISLKEGADGKWALEGLPVKDDQPLDPEQLLKRMQMVEQLSVLDSQVTLQPLDHPPLTFTYVGLNLKTGASRQRLDARLTLPDGQPVAMSLRTRVRANAWKDGKADAYVSLPQSDWSKWLPERLTQQWNFSELKAGGEVWLNWGEGTVQSAAIRLNAPQLKGAYAERKPIQINNLALNAYFQRSTEGALLTLDSLSMNLGDTRWETHLQIKQSVASGTEQELWHLQADRLDLTPLTPLINALGPLPQGVATAVEKLKVTGALRNVLLDMRPYATDDSKFSFAANLERVGFDAYHGAPAARNVSGSISGDLGHGELRMDSKDFVLHLDPIFAKPWQYIQANARLTWKLDKEGFTLVAPYLKVLGEEGKIAGDFLIRLHFDRSQEDYMDLRVGLVEGDGKYTAKYLPTVLSPALDEWLRTAILKGAVEEGFFQYQGSLNHGAADTARSISLFFKVHDAELAFQPGWPHISKVSGDVFIEDSGVRILASKGQLLDTQVRDVYVNIPHAPAGQNVHMFLDGAFAGGLGDGLKILQQAPIGTAETFAGWEGEGDLQGKLKLDIPLAKGDQPNILVDFKTAKARLKLAEPSLELTQLKGDFRFDSNKGLSGQNISARAFDKPVTAQIFADGSPGKLDTRVAASGQVEVKKLTDWLAVTQPLPVSGTVPYQLQLNLNGADSQLIVSSNLQGVAVDLPAPFGMAADVGRDTVFRMTLQGPERRYWVTYGDLANFTFASPPGNFADGRGELFLGAGNAVLPASKGLRISGVLSELDVGPWKALADKYAGQDPGGSAKQLLSGADFKVGKLSGIGTTLDQASVQLNRKPSVWALQLDSQQVKGSATIPDAKAAPIAINLQYVKLPAPDPTALADENSPDPLVDVDPTKIPALDITINQLFQGNDLVGAWSLKVRPTAKGIALNTLDMGLKGILLQGSGGWEGAPGATNSWYKGRISGKNLADVLKGWGFAPSVTSEEFHMDVDGRWPGSPAWVATKRFSGSLDASLNKGQFVEVEGSAQALRVFGLLNFNSIGRRLRLDFSDLFGKGLSYDRVKGLLVASNGVYVTREPILMTGPSSNIELNGTLNLVEDKVDAKLLVTLPVTNNLPIAALIVGAPAIGGALFLIDKLIGDRVARFASVKYTVKGPWKEPKITFEKPF; from the coding sequence ATGGACCGTCTGACACGCATTTTGGCTGCACTGACCCGCTGGGGGCTGGGCTTGTGCGCATTGGTTCTGGTGCTGATGGCGTTGTATGTCAGCCTCGGCCGCGAACTGACGCCGCTGGTGGCTGAATACCGCGCCGACATCGAGACCAAAGCCACCGAAGCGCTGGGCATGCCCCTGCAAATCGGCGCGCTTGAAGGAAACTGGAGCGGCTTTGCGCCGATTTTGCTCGCGCATGACGTCACCGTTGGCGCCGGCACCAATGCCTTGCGGCTGGACAATGTGCGCGTGGTGCCCAATCTCTGGGCCAGCCTGTTGGCCCGCGAAGTCCGCATTGCGCACCTTGAGCTGAATGGGCTGAAGATCAGCCTCAAGGAAGGCGCGGACGGCAAGTGGGCGCTGGAAGGCCTGCCGGTAAAAGACGATCAGCCGCTCGACCCGGAGCAACTGCTCAAGCGCATGCAAATGGTCGAACAGCTGTCGGTGCTCGACAGCCAGGTCACGTTGCAACCGCTCGACCATCCGCCGCTGACGTTCACTTATGTCGGCCTGAACCTGAAAACCGGCGCGTCGCGGCAACGTCTCGATGCGCGCCTGACGTTGCCCGATGGCCAACCGGTCGCCATGAGCCTGCGCACCCGCGTGCGCGCCAACGCTTGGAAGGACGGCAAGGCTGATGCCTATGTCAGTTTGCCGCAAAGCGATTGGTCGAAATGGTTGCCCGAGCGCCTGACCCAGCAATGGAATTTCTCTGAGCTCAAGGCGGGCGGTGAGGTGTGGCTGAACTGGGGCGAGGGCACCGTGCAAAGCGCGGCGATTCGTCTGAACGCCCCGCAACTCAAGGGCGCTTACGCCGAGCGCAAGCCGATCCAGATCAACAATCTGGCGCTCAATGCTTATTTCCAACGCAGCACCGAGGGCGCATTGCTCACCCTCGATTCGCTGTCGATGAACCTCGGCGACACGCGCTGGGAAACTCATCTGCAAATCAAACAAAGCGTCGCCAGCGGTACAGAGCAGGAGCTTTGGCACCTGCAAGCCGATCGCCTCGATTTGACCCCGCTGACGCCGTTGATCAACGCGCTGGGCCCACTGCCGCAAGGCGTGGCCACCGCCGTCGAAAAACTCAAAGTCACCGGCGCATTGCGCAATGTGCTGCTGGACATGCGCCCTTACGCCACCGACGACAGCAAATTCAGTTTCGCCGCGAATCTGGAGCGGGTCGGCTTCGACGCCTACCACGGCGCTCCGGCGGCGCGAAATGTCAGCGGCAGCATCAGCGGCGACCTCGGTCACGGCGAGCTGCGCATGGACAGCAAAGACTTCGTCCTGCACCTGGACCCGATTTTCGCCAAGCCATGGCAATACATTCAGGCCAATGCGCGGCTGACCTGGAAGCTGGATAAAGAAGGTTTCACCCTCGTCGCGCCGTACCTCAAGGTGCTCGGCGAAGAGGGCAAGATTGCCGGCGACTTCCTGATTCGCCTGCACTTCGACCGCAGCCAGGAAGACTACATGGACCTGCGCGTCGGTCTGGTCGAGGGCGACGGCAAATACACCGCCAAGTACCTGCCCACGGTGCTCAGCCCGGCGCTCGATGAATGGCTGCGCACGGCGATTCTCAAAGGCGCGGTGGAGGAAGGTTTCTTCCAGTATCAAGGCTCGCTGAACCACGGCGCGGCGGATACCGCGCGCAGCATCAGCCTGTTCTTCAAGGTCCACGACGCCGAACTGGCCTTCCAGCCAGGCTGGCCGCACATCAGCAAAGTCAGTGGCGACGTGTTTATCGAAGACAGCGGCGTGCGCATTCTGGCCAGCAAGGGTCAGTTGCTCGACACCCAGGTGCGCGATGTTTACGTCAACATCCCGCACGCACCGGCCGGGCAAAACGTCCACATGTTCCTCGACGGCGCATTCGCCGGCGGCTTGGGCGATGGTTTGAAAATCCTCCAGCAAGCGCCGATTGGCACCGCCGAGACCTTCGCCGGTTGGGAAGGCGAGGGCGATCTGCAAGGCAAACTGAAGCTGGATATTCCGCTGGCCAAGGGTGATCAACCGAATATTCTGGTCGACTTCAAAACCGCCAAGGCCCGGCTGAAGCTGGCTGAACCGTCGCTGGAACTGACGCAGCTCAAGGGCGATTTCCGTTTCGACAGCAACAAGGGTTTGAGCGGGCAAAACATCAGCGCACGCGCTTTCGACAAACCGGTGACCGCGCAGATTTTCGCTGATGGCAGCCCGGGCAAACTCGATACGCGAGTCGCCGCTTCCGGTCAGGTCGAGGTCAAGAAACTCACTGACTGGCTCGCGGTGACGCAGCCGTTGCCGGTCTCCGGCACCGTGCCTTATCAGCTGCAATTGAACCTGAATGGCGCCGACAGCCAGTTGATCGTCAGCTCCAATCTGCAAGGCGTTGCGGTCGATTTGCCGGCGCCGTTCGGCATGGCCGCCGATGTCGGGCGCGACACGGTGTTCCGCATGACCCTGCAAGGGCCGGAGCGGCGTTATTGGGTGACGTATGGCGATCTGGCGAATTTCACCTTCGCTTCGCCACCGGGCAATTTTGCCGACGGTCGTGGTGAATTGTTCCTCGGTGCCGGCAATGCCGTGTTGCCGGCGAGTAAAGGCTTGCGCATCAGCGGTGTGTTGTCCGAATTGGACGTCGGGCCGTGGAAGGCCTTGGCCGATAAATACGCCGGCCAGGATCCGGGTGGCAGCGCCAAGCAGTTGCTCAGCGGCGCGGATTTCAAAGTAGGCAAGCTCAGCGGCATCGGCACCACGCTGGATCAGGCCTCGGTGCAGTTGAACCGCAAGCCGTCGGTGTGGGCGTTGCAACTCGACAGCCAACAGGTGAAGGGCAGCGCGACGATCCCCGACGCGAAAGCCGCGCCGATTGCGATCAATCTGCAATACGTGAAGTTGCCCGCTCCCGACCCGACCGCGCTGGCCGACGAAAACTCGCCGGACCCGCTGGTGGACGTCGACCCGACGAAGATTCCGGCGCTGGATATCACCATCAATCAGTTGTTCCAGGGCAATGACCTGGTCGGCGCGTGGTCGCTGAAAGTGCGCCCGACCGCCAAGGGCATCGCGCTCAACACGCTGGACATGGGCCTCAAAGGCATTTTGTTGCAGGGCAGCGGCGGCTGGGAAGGCGCGCCGGGCGCGACCAACAGTTGGTACAAGGGCCGGATCAGCGGCAAGAACCTCGCCGATGTGTTGAAGGGCTGGGGTTTTGCGCCGAGCGTGACCAGTGAAGAATTTCACATGGACGTCGATGGCCGCTGGCCCGGCTCGCCGGCGTGGGTCGCGACCAAACGCTTCTCCGGCAGCCTCGACGCGTCGCTGAATAAAGGGCAGTTCGTCGAAGTCGAGGGCAGCGCCCAGGCATTGCGGGTGTTCGGCCTGCTCAACTTCAACTCCATCGGTCGTCGCTTGCGCCTGGACTTCTCCGATCTGTTCGGCAAAGGCCTGAGCTACGACCGGGTCAAAGGCCTGCTGGTGGCGAGCAACGGCGTCTACGTGACGCGCGAGCCGATCCTGATGACCGGTCCGTCGAGCAATATCGAACTCAACGGCACGTTGAATCTGGTTGAAGACAAGGTCGATGCCAAGTTGCTGGTGACCTTGCCGGTGACCAACAACCTGCCGATTGCCGCGCTGATCGTCGGCGCCCCGGCCATTGGCGGCGCGTTGTTCCTGATCGACAAGCTGATCGGCGACCGCGTGGCACGTTTCGCCAGCGTCAAATACACCGTCAAAGGCCCGTGGAAAGAACCGAAAATCACCTTCGAGAAGCCTTTTTGA
- a CDS encoding carbon-nitrogen hydrolase family protein, with protein MSVAVIQMVSQSDVLANLAQARRLLEHAANGGARLAVLPENFAAMGRRDTAAIGRAEAMGEGPILPWLKDTARALKLWIVAGTLPLPPVDAPLAKVHACSLLVDDHGETVARYDKLHLFDVDVADNRGRYRESDDYAYGSGVVVADTPVGRVGLSVCYDLRFPELYSELRAAGAELITAPSAFTAVTGAAHWDVLIRARAIETQCYVLAAAQGGVHPGPRETYGHAAIVDPWGRVLAQQDQGEAVLLAERDSSEQASIRARMPVSSHRRFFSQGAQRPASER; from the coding sequence ATGTCTGTTGCGGTGATTCAAATGGTCAGCCAGAGCGATGTGCTGGCCAATCTTGCGCAGGCCCGGCGCCTGCTCGAACACGCGGCGAACGGCGGCGCACGCCTGGCAGTGCTGCCGGAAAACTTCGCCGCCATGGGCCGCCGCGACACCGCTGCCATCGGTCGCGCCGAGGCCATGGGCGAAGGCCCGATCCTGCCATGGTTGAAAGACACCGCTCGCGCCCTCAAGTTATGGATAGTCGCCGGCACTTTGCCGTTGCCGCCGGTCGATGCACCGTTGGCCAAAGTGCATGCCTGCTCGCTGCTGGTGGATGATCACGGCGAAACCGTTGCACGGTATGACAAGCTGCACCTGTTCGACGTCGATGTGGCGGACAATCGCGGGCGTTATCGTGAATCCGATGACTATGCTTATGGCAGTGGTGTCGTGGTTGCGGACACGCCCGTTGGACGTGTGGGCCTGAGCGTGTGTTATGACTTGCGTTTCCCGGAGCTGTACAGCGAACTGCGCGCCGCCGGGGCCGAGTTGATCACTGCACCGTCGGCGTTTACCGCCGTGACCGGCGCGGCGCATTGGGACGTGCTGATTCGTGCCCGCGCCATCGAAACCCAGTGTTATGTGCTGGCGGCCGCCCAGGGTGGCGTCCATCCGGGGCCGCGAGAGACTTACGGACATGCCGCCATCGTTGACCCGTGGGGTCGCGTATTGGCGCAACAGGATCAAGGCGAGGCCGTGCTGCTGGCCGAACGCGATAGCAGCGAACAGGCGTCCATCCGGGCGCGGATGCCGGTTTCCAGTCACCGGCGCTTTTTCTCGCAGGGCGCCCAGCGACCTGCCTCAGAACGATGA
- the yjgA gene encoding ribosome biogenesis factor YjgA, with protein sequence MVDSYDDSLDTGEKSKSQVKRELHALVDLGERLTTLKPDLLAKLPLTDAMRRALADAPKHTANIARKRHLMFIGKLMRDQDTDAILTLLDQLDASTRQYNERFHGLERWRDRLIAGDDAVLEKFVVDYPEADRQQLRSLIRQAQHELATNKPPATSRKIFKYIRELDETQRGLR encoded by the coding sequence ATGGTTGATTCTTACGACGACTCCCTCGATACGGGAGAAAAAAGCAAATCCCAGGTCAAACGCGAGCTGCATGCTCTGGTTGACCTCGGCGAACGCCTTACAACGCTCAAGCCTGACTTGCTGGCAAAACTGCCGTTGACCGACGCTATGCGCCGGGCTCTGGCCGATGCGCCCAAGCACACCGCGAATATCGCGCGTAAACGGCACCTCATGTTCATCGGCAAACTGATGCGCGATCAGGACACTGACGCCATTTTGACCTTGCTCGATCAACTCGATGCCTCCACCCGGCAATACAACGAACGATTCCATGGCCTGGAACGCTGGCGCGATCGCTTGATCGCAGGCGATGACGCGGTCCTGGAGAAATTCGTTGTCGATTACCCGGAAGCTGATCGTCAACAGTTGCGCTCCCTGATCCGTCAGGCCCAGCACGAACTGGCGACCAACAAGCCGCCGGCAACCAGCCGCAAAATCTTCAAGTACATTCGTGAGCTGGACGAGACTCAACGCGGTCTGCGTTAA
- the tldD gene encoding metalloprotease TldD: MSELLSSVSDHLLAPGGVTIESLQSVLGDLAGPGIDAADLYFQGQISESWALEDGIVKEGSFNLDQGVGVRAQSGEKTGFAYSNAITLEALGAAARAARSISRAGQNGTVQAFTTQDVAQLYGPDNPLEVLTRAEKVDLLKRIDIATRALDPRIQQVTVSMAGVWERILVASTDGSLAADVRPLVRFNVSVIVEQNGRRERGGHGGGGRTDYRYFLAEDRAMGYAREALRQALVNLEAIPAPAGTLPVVLGSGWSGVLLHEAVGHGLEGDFNRKGSSAYSGRMGEMVASKLCTIVDDGTLAGRRGSLSVDDEGTPTECTTLIENGVLKGYMQDKLNARLMGVARTGNGRRESYAHLPMPRMTNTYMLAGESDPAEIIASVKRGIYCANLGGGQVDITSGKFVFSTSEAYLIEDGKITAPVKGATLIGNGPEAMSKVSMVGNDLSLDSGVGTCGKDGQSVPVGVGQPTLKIDAITVGGTGS; encoded by the coding sequence ATGAGCGAGTTGTTGTCCTCAGTCAGTGACCACCTGTTAGCGCCCGGCGGCGTGACCATCGAAAGCCTGCAAAGTGTGCTCGGTGATCTGGCCGGGCCAGGCATTGATGCCGCCGATCTGTATTTCCAGGGGCAGATTTCCGAATCCTGGGCGCTGGAAGACGGCATCGTCAAGGAAGGCAGCTTCAACCTCGACCAGGGTGTCGGCGTACGCGCGCAATCGGGTGAAAAAACCGGTTTCGCCTACAGCAACGCGATCACCCTCGAAGCGCTGGGCGCAGCGGCCCGAGCCGCGCGCTCGATCTCCCGCGCCGGGCAGAACGGCACCGTGCAAGCGTTTACCACGCAGGATGTCGCCCAGTTGTACGGGCCGGACAACCCGCTTGAAGTGCTGACCCGCGCCGAGAAGGTCGACCTGCTCAAGCGCATCGACATCGCCACGCGCGCCCTCGACCCGCGCATTCAGCAAGTCACCGTGAGCATGGCCGGGGTCTGGGAACGCATTCTCGTTGCGTCCACCGACGGCAGCCTGGCGGCGGATGTGCGGCCACTGGTGCGCTTCAACGTCAGCGTGATCGTCGAGCAGAATGGCCGCCGCGAGCGCGGTGGGCATGGCGGCGGCGGTCGTACCGATTACCGTTATTTCCTCGCCGAAGACCGCGCCATGGGCTATGCCCGTGAAGCCTTGCGCCAGGCGCTGGTCAATCTGGAAGCGATTCCGGCGCCGGCCGGCACGTTGCCGGTGGTACTCGGTTCGGGCTGGTCCGGCGTGCTGTTGCACGAAGCGGTCGGCCACGGTCTGGAAGGCGATTTCAACCGCAAGGGCAGCTCGGCTTACAGCGGGCGCATGGGCGAGATGGTTGCGTCGAAACTCTGCACCATCGTCGATGACGGCACGCTGGCCGGGCGTCGCGGCTCGTTGAGCGTCGATGACGAAGGCACCCCGACCGAGTGCACCACGCTGATCGAAAACGGCGTACTCAAGGGTTATATGCAAGACAAACTCAACGCCCGATTGATGGGCGTGGCGCGCACCGGCAACGGTCGTCGCGAATCCTACGCGCACCTGCCGATGCCGCGCATGACCAACACTTACATGCTCGCCGGCGAGAGTGATCCGGCAGAAATCATTGCGTCGGTGAAACGCGGTATCTACTGCGCCAACCTCGGCGGTGGTCAGGTGGATATCACCAGCGGCAAGTTCGTGTTCTCCACCAGCGAGGCGTATTTGATCGAGGACGGCAAAATCACCGCTCCGGTCAAAGGCGCAACGTTGATCGGCAACGGCCCGGAGGCGATGAGCAAAGTGTCGATGGTGGGTAACGACTTGTCGCTGGACAGCGGCGTCGGGACTTGCGGCAAGGATGGGCAGTCGGTGCCGGTGGGTGTCGGCCAGCCAACCCTGAAAATTGATGCGATCACTGTCGGTGGTACAGGATCGTAA
- a CDS encoding FagA protein: MSSALHEQPYLESWRWMSRQIRCAMDPDEPRLIEHYLAEGRYLACCTATSPWTIAETSFRLLLDTAADVALPWHWRAYCLDQAWRPLRELERLSLCKCRLKRWQSYTWQLATCELQPSIPLIELVQGFTDDQDTY, translated from the coding sequence ATGAGTTCTGCCTTGCACGAGCAGCCGTACCTCGAAAGCTGGCGCTGGATGAGTCGCCAGATCCGTTGCGCAATGGATCCTGATGAACCGCGCCTGATCGAACATTACCTGGCCGAAGGCCGGTATCTGGCCTGTTGCACGGCAACCTCGCCCTGGACCATCGCCGAAACTTCCTTTCGTTTACTCCTCGACACCGCCGCCGACGTCGCGCTGCCGTGGCATTGGCGCGCCTATTGTCTGGACCAGGCCTGGCGGCCGTTGCGCGAGCTGGAACGTCTGTCGCTGTGCAAATGCCGCCTCAAGCGCTGGCAAAGCTACACCTGGCAACTGGCGACCTGCGAGTTGCAGCCTTCGATTCCCCTCATTGAACTGGTGCAAGGATTTACTGATGACCAAGACACGTATTGA